The Vigna unguiculata cultivar IT97K-499-35 chromosome 11, ASM411807v1, whole genome shotgun sequence genomic sequence aaaaattataaagccttaaaatttataattgatactTGAAGATTTGTAATTATTGTATACAGGTACAAAAAGGTGGATATGGATAAGTACAGTAACAGCAGCCACTTTACTGATAATATGCGCATCCATTCTATTCCTAGCCATAATGAAACGAAAACATGTGCTTCAAGGTGGTTGGATTCAAACTCATTGTTTAAAACAaccttttaatcatttttctatattttgataTTCCTCATTTTCATCTGAACAGAGAAGAAACGGAAAGAAATGGCGATGAAATTATCCGAAATCGATGATTTTggaaatgattttaaaaaggGACACGGTTTGAAAGTGTTCGATTATACATTAGTTGTGGAAGCCACAAATGGGTTTTCATCCGAAAATAAGTTAGGACAGGGAGGTTTTGGACCAGTTTAGAAGGTGATTTAAATTACTTAAGTTTAtgtatttgaaaactttgtttTGAGTACTCATGACACtttttatctcattttattAGGGAACTTTGCCAACAGGCGAGGAGGTTGCAATAAAAAGACTTTCAAAAAGTTCAACACAGGGAATTGTGGAGTTTAAAAACGAAGTAACTCTTATATGTGAACTTCAGCACATGAATCTTGTTCAACTACTTGGTTGCTGCATTCATGAAGAAGAGAAGATTCTAATTTACGAGTATATGCCCAACAAAAGTTTGGATTTCTATCTTTTCGGTGAGGAATGTGTTAATCATTATctaattatgtgttgttttggATGTCAAAcagataaatttattatcattattatgcAACTATCCAAACACATGGATTATAAGATTGACTTTTCTCAACTACAATTGTTTTTTATGATAGATTTACTATAATTACCCATGTTTTCCTAGGTAGAATATCATGAAGAAAagttacttttttctttttacatttgTATAGTATACATGCTAACGCATATCATTATCACTATTGTATGACCATGGAGAAGACCGTACAAGAAGCAAATTACTAGATTGGAATAAGCGGTTCAACATAATACAAGGAATTTCTCAAGGATTATTGTATCTTCACAAGTACTCAAGACTTAAAGTCATTCTCAGAGACTTGAAAGCTAGTAATATACTTCTTGATGAGAACATGAATCCAAAAATTTCAGATTTTGGAATGGCCAGAATGTTTACCCAACAAGAATCCGTATCAAATACGAACAGGGTTGTTGGGACATAGTGAGTTTGCTGAACTCTTTGTTACATTTATTTTGTGTTAAtgtataactaaaatttattttgcatgCAATATTTTTTGCAGTGGTTATATGTCTCCGGAATATGCTATGGAAGGAATTTTTTCTACAAAGTCAGATGTGTACAGCTTTGGAGTGTTGTTGCTTGAAATAGTTTGTGGACGAAAAAACACTAGCTTTTATGATGATGAACACCCAATAAATCTAATTGGACATGTATGTAAAATAAGGTATAGTGAGATTGCTTTTCAGCATGATATTCTACGTCTAATTTCTAAAATTCTTACAGGTATGGGAATTATGGAAAGATGGAAAGTGTTTTGAATCAGTGGATCCCTCATTAGAGGAAGTATTTGATTGTGATGAAGTGCAGAGGTGTATTCATGTTGGTCTCCTATGTGTTGAACAATATGCAAATGATAGACCAACAATGTCTGACGTTATATCAATGTTGACAAATAAGAGTGAAATAGTGTCTTTACCTAAAAGACCAGCATTCTATGTTCAAAGAGAGATGCTTAACCAAAATTTATCTTCTCCGGGGCTGTGTACTGCTTCTACGGTTGAAATTACTTCTTCGTTGGAAATAGAATAATATCAGTGagttatttactaattaaaacaagaaattaGATATTgtcttttgcttttctttttttatttatccttCCCACCGTCCAATATAAATGGTTTTTGGTAAGTTAATTTTTTCAGGTGAAAGAGCCGGAAGTTATgcataactttttttatgtaattgcCTAGAGGTTGTTCTCTTTGGGTGGGCAACCatgtaagatttcatttttagAGATGTTTAATGACATAGACTGTCATTTGGTAAACtaacaatttatagtacaccttTTATTATGTTCCTTTTATTGTGTTAGTTGTCTGTGGACTTCTTAATGACATGTAAccattttattgtaaaatttacGAGAATGAGATACACCTTTATCTTGCTTTATGTGTATGTGTTCTTTGTTTGTCACTATTCTTGTGAAAAATAAGGAACGATACAAGAGATACAAGAGAGATTaaattatgcttttaaaattttgcagtTTTATCGCATATATTGTCTGTAACAATACTAAAAAGGTTTTAAACAAGGAAATGAgacatttttacattttttagttCAAGTTTTTACCTCTTGGTAGGCTAGGCATGTTTTGGAAATTAAGGTGTTGAAGGCATAGTGTAAAAGCTCGGTGATCTCCTTCTGGACTTAAATGCCTGTTGGGTGCTCTAGTGGAGTTCTAAGACTTCTCCCGTTTTCCGTTTTGACGAGGGCCGCGTTGAGGCAGCGTACTACGGCCCCTCCAGAGCCGTGCCGAGGTGACTAACTATGGCCTCATAGGGAACTGCACCGAGGAGATTGTTTGCGATCTCTTTTGCACTCACTTTGGGGAGACAGACTTCGATCTCCTTGAGAATTGTGTAACAATTCACCTTGGCGACTCCAAGGTTCTTGGACAAGCAACTCTTGAcaattattaaagttttatgcaaattctagaagaatctagaaaatcgtaagataaaagtattgaaatgtaattaaagttctaaaacaaaaaaaaacctaagataggaagaaaatatcaaaaacaTTTTACGTAGgaaaaaatttataacatttcACACAAGTTGTGGCTAGCACTTTCTAGAATACTCTATAGATCTATAAATACCCATATACTCAATCATTTGATAAATGACAAGAACAAAGACAACATCTAATACACCACTCCCAACTACAACTACATACTCCTTCCAACTACAACTTTCGCATTCTACTATCTTCACAATTTTTTCTATCCCATCAATTATTCTTTTCGCAACCTAAAAATACTATTAACACTTGCATGATCAAACTATTCACTTACTTTCGTATACCAAGTCTTGACTCTAGGGACACTAACACAATAAAGACTTTAACATTTGTCATTCTAGGCTTTTGGCGTTTGCCCGCACCCCGACATCGGGGACGTTAAAATTAACATATGACTTTAAATACCTGACGTTCCTTACACTAACAAGCtgctcaaccagattatgccacgTCCCCATCTTCTTCTCCAAAATAAAAAACCCTAGATGAACAAAAACACTATGGTAGCACCTTTGAGTCACCATTCTTGCACCATTGACGAAGGAGTTGTCGCACATAAACCACCTGCAATCTGCCACTGAAATCGAACCCTCAACACACAAAAACGCAGCAGCTACGACATCACGTCGAAACAAAAGATCGCGTAGAATCACATCGTCGTCAACCATCCATGGTTTAGTACATCTCGAACGCACCTGCACAACACCAAACGTGAGGACAAAAACCTGCAAGAATGCACCACCGAAAAACGCAGATCAGCACTACATCTCCACCATGCACGTCGCTTCACTTGTTGCCGCTTCGCATACCGCTACGTCGTACACTGTGGCAACACAAAAAGGGAAAACCAATCCATCAAAACTCAAATAAAACCCATGAGAGTTCAACCACAAACGTTCATTTGAGTTTCATGGGAAAAACTAACCTTCGTTTTTCCTCTCAATCGCTGTTAACGAAAGCTCTGATTCGTCCAGAAACGAAAGCGCGCAGGAATAGTGTGGTTAGCACAATCTCTGTactatattttataactatCGACGTCGGGGTAACCAGAAACTGACGCCCTTTGACGTCGGGGAAGCAGaatccaacatttttttacGTCGTCGGGTGGGAGAAACTGATGTCTCTTGACATCGGGTATGCAAAAAGCGAACGTCGAATTAAATAAAGACGTCCCTTCCTTAAGCGGCCGACATCAATCTTCTCCTTTCAATTACAATAATGTCACTGGTCATTTTTGAGGTCTGATTTTTAACTAGCTGACGTTAAAATGACAACGTTATAAACTCTTTTTATGTTAGTGCGGTTCTTCCTCGGGGACGAAGAGGGTGGTGGGGCAACTCTCCGTTCAGCAACTCGTTAAGCTTGTAATTTAGCATTTGCAGGTGTGCTTTATATTGGATGTGCATGGCCTATAGCTCCTCGTCGTTCAACCTGCAAAGTTACTCGTTCTATAGAATCAACGCGTGTATCTAGATCTCATAGTCGTCATTGGGTTGGACTCCATCTCATTTATTAGAGCGGATGGCTCGGACAGTTGCTTTTGTCTTCTCGTTGTGACCATGA encodes the following:
- the LOC114170127 gene encoding putative cysteine-rich receptor-like protein kinase 31, with amino-acid sequence MSPEYAMEGIFSTKSDVYSFGVLLLEIVCGRKNTSFYDDEHPINLIGHVWELWKDGKCFESVDPSLEEVFDCDEVQRCIHVGLLCVEQYANDRPTMSDVISMLTNKSEIVSLPKRPAFYVQREMLNQNLSSPGLCTASTWSSKTSPVFRFDEGRVEAAYYGPSRAVPR